The proteins below come from a single Melospiza georgiana isolate bMelGeo1 chromosome 4, bMelGeo1.pri, whole genome shotgun sequence genomic window:
- the ZNF800 gene encoding zinc finger protein 800 isoform X1 yields the protein MPLRDKCCQTDHHHHGCCEPVYLLEPGDPPLLQQPLQTSKSGIQQIIECFRSGTKQLKHILLRDVDTIFECKLCRSLFRGLPNLITHKKFYCPPSLQMDDNLPHTKDKQSQAINDLLEAIYPRVDKQEYIITLEPIETNQNAVFQYVSRTDSPDENTESSHTPDQAPVQIQEPSTEQPKTVAAPAPVPAGDTLELPPADPVTNKVISTPEEQPPAVNPDLDSLDNSDYGHQLICCLCRKEFHSRRSVRRHIRKVHKKKMEELKKYIETKKKPNQCSARGRNKNVLVALGRSCPVCYKSFATKANVRRHFDEVHRGLRRDSITPDIATKPGQPLFLDTVSAKKSLKTRKQKSSSKAEYNLSACKCLLCKRKYSSQIMLKRHMQIVHKITLSGKNFKREKGPNNATNGTEIQVEPADSVEPSPPSIVLSPQNELKGTNHSNDKKNTPSAQKNKIKQDPENPKSTSKSTTKSTCKSTTKSTPKSTNASAAGGQQKARKPKLSAGFDFKQLYCKLCKRQFTSKQNLTKHIELHTDGNNIYVKYYRCPLCSYETRRKRDVIRHITVVHKKSPRYLGKITASLEIRAIKKPIDLVLNKVTKRGSQKDETKQIGSKQDVTSNSPNKKYEGADVGIEVKVTKNFSLHRCNKCGKAFARKAFLEHHKKTHKANVSHSPEESKTKGRSTRSKAVVWFK from the exons ATGCCTCTGAGGGACAAGTGTTGTCAGACTGACCACCATCACCATGGATGCTGTGAACCAG tGTATCTTTTGGAACCTGGTGATCCTCCGTTattgcagcagcctctgcagacATCAAAATCTGGTATTCAACAAATCATTGAGTGTTTTCGATCAG gAACGAAACAACTTAAACATATCTTGTTAAGAGACGTGGACACCATTTTTGAGTGTAAATTGTGCCGGAGTCTCTTCAGAGGATTACCAAATTTAATTACTCACAAAAAGTTTTATTGTCCTCCAAGTCTTCAGATGGATGATA ACCTCCCACATACAAAAGATAAGCAGAGTCAAGCCATAAATGACCTTCTTGAAGCAATCTATCCAAGGGTAGATAAGCAAGAATATATAATTACATTGGAACCTATAGAAACTAATCAAAATGCTGTATTTCAATATGTGTCAAGGACTGATAGCCCAGATGAGAACACAGAAAGTAGCCATACCCCCGATCAAGCTCCAGTGCAGATCCAGGAACCCAGCACTGAGCAACCCAAGACTgttgcagctccagccccagtcccagctgGGGATACTCTAGAGCTACCTCCTGCTGATCCTGTTACAAACAAGGTGATATCTACTCCTGAAGAACAGCCACCAGCGGTAAATCCTGACTTGGACTCTCTGGATAATTCTGATTATGGCCACCAATTGATTTGTTGCCTCTGTAGGAAGGAATTTCATTCAAGACGCAGTGTACGCCGGCACATTCGAAAGGTACACAAAAAGAAGATGGAAGAACTAAAGAAGTAtatagaaacaaaaaagaaaccaaaccaatgCTCTGCAAGAGGACGAAATAAGAATGTTCTTGTCGCGTTAGGTAGGAGTTGTCCTGTGTGTTATAAATCATTTGCTACAAAAGCCAATGTAAGGAGGCATTTTGATGAAGTTCATAGAGGATTAAGAAGGGATTCCATTACTCCTGATATAGCTACAAAGCCTGGGCAACCTTTGTTCTTGGATACAGTTTCTGCTAAAAAATCTCTTAAGaccagaaaacaaaagtcgTCTTCAAAGGCTGAATACAATTTAAGTGCATGCAAATGCCTTCTGTGCAAGAGGAAATATAGTTCACAGATAATGCTGAAAAGGCATATGCAAATTGTTCACAAGATAACTCTTTCTGGAAAGAActttaaaagagagaaaggacCCAACAATGCTACCAATGGCACAGAAATACAAGTTGAACCAGCAGATTCTGTAGAACCTTCACCCCCTTCCATTGTGCTTTCTCCACAGAATGAATTAAAGGGAACAAATCATTCAAATGATAAAAAGAACACACCgtcagcacagaaaaataagattaaaCAGGACCCTGAAAATCCTAAATCAACCTCTAAATCTACCACTAAATCAACCTGCAAATCAACCACTAAATCAACCCCTAAATCAACCAATGCATCTGCTGCAGGTGGCCAGCAAAAAGCCAGGAAGCCAAAACTTTCAGCTGGCTTTGACTTCAAGCAGCTTTACTGTAAACTCTGTAAGCGCCAATTTACGTCTAAACAGAATTTAACAAAGCACATTGAATTACACACAGATGGAAATAATATTTATGTTAAATACTACAGGTGTCCACTGTGCTCCTACGAAACGCGTCGCAAGCGCGACGTGATCCGACACATAACCGTGGTTCACAAAAAGTCGCCACGCTACCTTGGGAAAATAACAGCTAGTTTAGAAATAAGAGCAATAAAGAAGCCAATTGATCTCGTTCTAAATAAGGTGACAAAAAGAGGCTCTCAGAAGGATGAAACAAAACAGATCGGTTCAAAACAGGATGTCACCTCTAATTCTCCCAATAAAAAATATGAAGGTGCTGATGTTGGCATTGAAGTGAAAGTAACAAAAAACTTTTCTCTGCACCGATGTAATAAATGTGGGAAAGCATTTGCCAGAAAAGCTTTTCTAGAACATCATAAGAAAACCCACAAAGCAAATGTATCTCATTCACCTGAAGAAAGTAAAACCAAAGGCAGAAGTACAAGATCTAAAGCTGTTGTCtg GTTCAAGTGA
- the ZNF800 gene encoding zinc finger protein 800 isoform X2, protein MPLRDKCCQTDHHHHGCCEPVYLLEPGDPPLLQQPLQTSKSGIQQIIECFRSGTKQLKHILLRDVDTIFECKLCRSLFRGLPNLITHKKFYCPPSLQMDDNLPHTKDKQSQAINDLLEAIYPRVDKQEYIITLEPIETNQNAVFQYVSRTDSPDENTESSHTPDQAPVQIQEPSTEQPKTVAAPAPVPAGDTLELPPADPVTNKVISTPEEQPPAVNPDLDSLDNSDYGHQLICCLCRKEFHSRRSVRRHIRKVHKKKMEELKKYIETKKKPNQCSARGRNKNVLVALGRSCPVCYKSFATKANVRRHFDEVHRGLRRDSITPDIATKPGQPLFLDTVSAKKSLKTRKQKSSSKAEYNLSACKCLLCKRKYSSQIMLKRHMQIVHKITLSGKNFKREKGPNNATNGTEIQVEPADSVEPSPPSIVLSPQNELKGTNHSNDKKNTPSAQKNKIKQDPENPKSTSKSTTKSTCKSTTKSTPKSTNASAAGGQQKARKPKLSAGFDFKQLYCKLCKRQFTSKQNLTKHIELHTDGNNIYVKYYRCPLCSYETRRKRDVIRHITVVHKKSPRYLGKITASLEIRAIKKPIDLVLNKVTKRGSQKDETKQIGSKQDVTSNSPNKKYEGADVGIEVKVTKNFSLHRCNKCGKAFARKAFLEHHKKTHKANVSHSPEESKTKGRSTRSKAVV, encoded by the exons ATGCCTCTGAGGGACAAGTGTTGTCAGACTGACCACCATCACCATGGATGCTGTGAACCAG tGTATCTTTTGGAACCTGGTGATCCTCCGTTattgcagcagcctctgcagacATCAAAATCTGGTATTCAACAAATCATTGAGTGTTTTCGATCAG gAACGAAACAACTTAAACATATCTTGTTAAGAGACGTGGACACCATTTTTGAGTGTAAATTGTGCCGGAGTCTCTTCAGAGGATTACCAAATTTAATTACTCACAAAAAGTTTTATTGTCCTCCAAGTCTTCAGATGGATGATA ACCTCCCACATACAAAAGATAAGCAGAGTCAAGCCATAAATGACCTTCTTGAAGCAATCTATCCAAGGGTAGATAAGCAAGAATATATAATTACATTGGAACCTATAGAAACTAATCAAAATGCTGTATTTCAATATGTGTCAAGGACTGATAGCCCAGATGAGAACACAGAAAGTAGCCATACCCCCGATCAAGCTCCAGTGCAGATCCAGGAACCCAGCACTGAGCAACCCAAGACTgttgcagctccagccccagtcccagctgGGGATACTCTAGAGCTACCTCCTGCTGATCCTGTTACAAACAAGGTGATATCTACTCCTGAAGAACAGCCACCAGCGGTAAATCCTGACTTGGACTCTCTGGATAATTCTGATTATGGCCACCAATTGATTTGTTGCCTCTGTAGGAAGGAATTTCATTCAAGACGCAGTGTACGCCGGCACATTCGAAAGGTACACAAAAAGAAGATGGAAGAACTAAAGAAGTAtatagaaacaaaaaagaaaccaaaccaatgCTCTGCAAGAGGACGAAATAAGAATGTTCTTGTCGCGTTAGGTAGGAGTTGTCCTGTGTGTTATAAATCATTTGCTACAAAAGCCAATGTAAGGAGGCATTTTGATGAAGTTCATAGAGGATTAAGAAGGGATTCCATTACTCCTGATATAGCTACAAAGCCTGGGCAACCTTTGTTCTTGGATACAGTTTCTGCTAAAAAATCTCTTAAGaccagaaaacaaaagtcgTCTTCAAAGGCTGAATACAATTTAAGTGCATGCAAATGCCTTCTGTGCAAGAGGAAATATAGTTCACAGATAATGCTGAAAAGGCATATGCAAATTGTTCACAAGATAACTCTTTCTGGAAAGAActttaaaagagagaaaggacCCAACAATGCTACCAATGGCACAGAAATACAAGTTGAACCAGCAGATTCTGTAGAACCTTCACCCCCTTCCATTGTGCTTTCTCCACAGAATGAATTAAAGGGAACAAATCATTCAAATGATAAAAAGAACACACCgtcagcacagaaaaataagattaaaCAGGACCCTGAAAATCCTAAATCAACCTCTAAATCTACCACTAAATCAACCTGCAAATCAACCACTAAATCAACCCCTAAATCAACCAATGCATCTGCTGCAGGTGGCCAGCAAAAAGCCAGGAAGCCAAAACTTTCAGCTGGCTTTGACTTCAAGCAGCTTTACTGTAAACTCTGTAAGCGCCAATTTACGTCTAAACAGAATTTAACAAAGCACATTGAATTACACACAGATGGAAATAATATTTATGTTAAATACTACAGGTGTCCACTGTGCTCCTACGAAACGCGTCGCAAGCGCGACGTGATCCGACACATAACCGTGGTTCACAAAAAGTCGCCACGCTACCTTGGGAAAATAACAGCTAGTTTAGAAATAAGAGCAATAAAGAAGCCAATTGATCTCGTTCTAAATAAGGTGACAAAAAGAGGCTCTCAGAAGGATGAAACAAAACAGATCGGTTCAAAACAGGATGTCACCTCTAATTCTCCCAATAAAAAATATGAAGGTGCTGATGTTGGCATTGAAGTGAAAGTAACAAAAAACTTTTCTCTGCACCGATGTAATAAATGTGGGAAAGCATTTGCCAGAAAAGCTTTTCTAGAACATCATAAGAAAACCCACAAAGCAAATGTATCTCATTCACCTGAAGAAAGTAAAACCAAAGGCAGAAGTACAAGATCTAAAGCTGTTGTCtg A
- the ZNF800 gene encoding zinc finger protein 800 isoform X3: MPLRDKCCQTDHHHHGCCEPVYLLEPGDPPLLQQPLQTSKSGIQQIIECFRSGTKQLKHILLRDVDTIFECKLCRSLFRGLPNLITHKKFYCPPSLQMDDNLPHTKDKQSQAINDLLEAIYPRVDKQEYIITLEPIETNQNAVFQYVSRTDSPDENTESSHTPDQAPVQIQEPSTEQPKTVAAPAPVPAGDTLELPPADPVTNKVISTPEEQPPAVNPDLDSLDNSDYGHQLICCLCRKEFHSRRSVRRHIRKVHKKKMEELKKYIETKKKPNQCSARGRNKNVLVALGRSCPVCYKSFATKANVRRHFDEVHRGLRRDSITPDIATKPGQPLFLDTVSAKKSLKTRKQKSSSKAEYNLSACKCLLCKRKYSSQIMLKRHMQIVHKITLSGKNFKREKGPNNATNGTEIQVEPADSVEPSPPSIVLSPQNELKGTNHSNDKKNTPSAQKNKIKQDPENPKSTSKSTTKSTCKSTTKSTPKSTNASAAGGQQKARKPKLSAGFDFKQLYCKLCKRQFTSKQNLTKHIELHTDGNNIYVKYYRCPLCSYETRRKRDVIRHITVVHKKSPRYLGKITASLEIRAIKKPIDLVLNKVTKRGSQKDETKQIGSKQDVTSNSPNKKYEGADVGIEVKVTKNFSLHRCNKCGKAFARKAFLEHHKKTHKANVSHSPEESKTKGRSTRSKAVV, translated from the exons ATGCCTCTGAGGGACAAGTGTTGTCAGACTGACCACCATCACCATGGATGCTGTGAACCAG tGTATCTTTTGGAACCTGGTGATCCTCCGTTattgcagcagcctctgcagacATCAAAATCTGGTATTCAACAAATCATTGAGTGTTTTCGATCAG gAACGAAACAACTTAAACATATCTTGTTAAGAGACGTGGACACCATTTTTGAGTGTAAATTGTGCCGGAGTCTCTTCAGAGGATTACCAAATTTAATTACTCACAAAAAGTTTTATTGTCCTCCAAGTCTTCAGATGGATGATA ACCTCCCACATACAAAAGATAAGCAGAGTCAAGCCATAAATGACCTTCTTGAAGCAATCTATCCAAGGGTAGATAAGCAAGAATATATAATTACATTGGAACCTATAGAAACTAATCAAAATGCTGTATTTCAATATGTGTCAAGGACTGATAGCCCAGATGAGAACACAGAAAGTAGCCATACCCCCGATCAAGCTCCAGTGCAGATCCAGGAACCCAGCACTGAGCAACCCAAGACTgttgcagctccagccccagtcccagctgGGGATACTCTAGAGCTACCTCCTGCTGATCCTGTTACAAACAAGGTGATATCTACTCCTGAAGAACAGCCACCAGCGGTAAATCCTGACTTGGACTCTCTGGATAATTCTGATTATGGCCACCAATTGATTTGTTGCCTCTGTAGGAAGGAATTTCATTCAAGACGCAGTGTACGCCGGCACATTCGAAAGGTACACAAAAAGAAGATGGAAGAACTAAAGAAGTAtatagaaacaaaaaagaaaccaaaccaatgCTCTGCAAGAGGACGAAATAAGAATGTTCTTGTCGCGTTAGGTAGGAGTTGTCCTGTGTGTTATAAATCATTTGCTACAAAAGCCAATGTAAGGAGGCATTTTGATGAAGTTCATAGAGGATTAAGAAGGGATTCCATTACTCCTGATATAGCTACAAAGCCTGGGCAACCTTTGTTCTTGGATACAGTTTCTGCTAAAAAATCTCTTAAGaccagaaaacaaaagtcgTCTTCAAAGGCTGAATACAATTTAAGTGCATGCAAATGCCTTCTGTGCAAGAGGAAATATAGTTCACAGATAATGCTGAAAAGGCATATGCAAATTGTTCACAAGATAACTCTTTCTGGAAAGAActttaaaagagagaaaggacCCAACAATGCTACCAATGGCACAGAAATACAAGTTGAACCAGCAGATTCTGTAGAACCTTCACCCCCTTCCATTGTGCTTTCTCCACAGAATGAATTAAAGGGAACAAATCATTCAAATGATAAAAAGAACACACCgtcagcacagaaaaataagattaaaCAGGACCCTGAAAATCCTAAATCAACCTCTAAATCTACCACTAAATCAACCTGCAAATCAACCACTAAATCAACCCCTAAATCAACCAATGCATCTGCTGCAGGTGGCCAGCAAAAAGCCAGGAAGCCAAAACTTTCAGCTGGCTTTGACTTCAAGCAGCTTTACTGTAAACTCTGTAAGCGCCAATTTACGTCTAAACAGAATTTAACAAAGCACATTGAATTACACACAGATGGAAATAATATTTATGTTAAATACTACAGGTGTCCACTGTGCTCCTACGAAACGCGTCGCAAGCGCGACGTGATCCGACACATAACCGTGGTTCACAAAAAGTCGCCACGCTACCTTGGGAAAATAACAGCTAGTTTAGAAATAAGAGCAATAAAGAAGCCAATTGATCTCGTTCTAAATAAGGTGACAAAAAGAGGCTCTCAGAAGGATGAAACAAAACAGATCGGTTCAAAACAGGATGTCACCTCTAATTCTCCCAATAAAAAATATGAAGGTGCTGATGTTGGCATTGAAGTGAAAGTAACAAAAAACTTTTCTCTGCACCGATGTAATAAATGTGGGAAAGCATTTGCCAGAAAAGCTTTTCTAGAACATCATAAGAAAACCCACAAAGCAAATGTATCTCATTCACCTGAAGAAAGTAAAACCAAAGGCAGAAGTACAAGATCTAAAGCTGTTGTCtg